From a single Microbacterium murale genomic region:
- a CDS encoding class I SAM-dependent methyltransferase: MVDGADAGGWSHVAAGWAALWGSFADPARVAIMNATGIEPGTRVLDAGCGSGEFLQSLQERGALAVGADPAAEMVALARSVGVEVVMAGIEDLPLADDAFDVATAVNALQFADDTTVALRELGRVVRTDGYIAIANWAEGSLNDIDVVERAIADALDEEHASDGPLRTAGGIEAAFADAGLEVVEAGVVKTPWSVRDEEMLVQGILLGEDPDTIAELRSIVIAAAAPFRDDHEGFTLRNSFRWAVARVS, translated from the coding sequence ATGGTAGACGGAGCTGACGCCGGCGGGTGGTCGCACGTCGCCGCCGGGTGGGCCGCTCTCTGGGGTTCATTCGCCGATCCGGCCCGCGTCGCGATCATGAACGCGACGGGCATCGAGCCCGGGACTCGTGTTCTGGATGCCGGGTGCGGAAGCGGTGAGTTTCTTCAGAGCCTCCAGGAGCGGGGCGCTCTGGCCGTGGGCGCCGATCCGGCCGCAGAGATGGTTGCCCTTGCGCGCTCCGTCGGGGTCGAGGTCGTCATGGCCGGCATCGAGGACCTGCCCCTCGCGGATGACGCTTTCGACGTGGCAACCGCAGTGAATGCACTGCAGTTCGCCGATGACACGACCGTCGCGCTGCGCGAACTCGGTCGTGTCGTGCGGACCGACGGATACATCGCGATCGCGAACTGGGCCGAGGGATCGCTCAACGACATCGACGTCGTGGAACGGGCCATCGCGGATGCCCTCGACGAAGAGCACGCGTCTGATGGCCCGCTTCGCACGGCGGGCGGAATCGAAGCTGCGTTCGCGGACGCAGGGCTCGAGGTCGTCGAAGCGGGCGTGGTCAAGACCCCGTGGAGTGTGCGGGATGAGGAGATGCTCGTCCAGGGCATCCTCCTCGGCGAGGACCCTGACACGATCGCGGAGCTGCGCTCGATCGTGATCGCCGCGGCTGCGCCTTTTCGCGATGACCATGAAGGATTCACCCTGCGGAATTCCTTCCGGTGGGCGGTTGCGCGGGTCTCATGA
- a CDS encoding aldo/keto reductase, which translates to MHIRKLGQGLEVSAVGLGAMGMSMSYGPNPGDRDDMIGVLRYAVEQGVTFIDTAEVYGPHDNEELVGEAIAPVRDDVVVATKFGFDIVDGKSQGVTSRPERIRRAAEGSLKRLGVDTIDLFYQHRVDPTVPIEDVAGTVGELVREGKVKHFGLSEAGAGTIRRAHAVLPVTAVQSEYSLWTRDPEPEVLPTCAELGIGFVPFSPLGKGFLTGTVAPDATFAANEIRARVPRFAEENLRANQALVDHVRGIAARQGATPGQVALGWLLAQHPFIVPIPGTRRRERIDENAGATSLPLSADQIADLNGLVARIGVSGNRYDEAGMAAVGL; encoded by the coding sequence ATGCACATCAGGAAGCTCGGCCAGGGGCTCGAGGTCTCAGCAGTCGGACTCGGCGCCATGGGGATGTCCATGAGTTATGGACCGAACCCCGGTGATCGCGACGACATGATCGGAGTGCTGCGGTACGCCGTCGAGCAGGGCGTCACATTCATCGACACCGCCGAGGTCTACGGGCCGCACGATAACGAAGAGCTCGTCGGCGAGGCGATCGCCCCGGTCCGTGACGATGTCGTGGTCGCCACGAAGTTCGGCTTCGACATCGTGGATGGGAAGTCGCAGGGGGTCACTTCGCGGCCCGAGCGGATCCGACGTGCTGCGGAAGGGTCTCTCAAGCGACTGGGTGTTGACACGATCGACCTGTTCTATCAGCACCGTGTGGATCCGACCGTGCCTATCGAAGACGTCGCCGGCACTGTCGGAGAGCTGGTCCGCGAAGGCAAGGTGAAGCACTTCGGCCTGTCGGAGGCTGGGGCGGGAACGATTCGTCGTGCCCATGCGGTTCTTCCCGTCACTGCGGTGCAGAGCGAGTACTCCCTGTGGACGCGCGACCCGGAGCCCGAGGTGCTGCCGACGTGCGCCGAATTGGGAATCGGCTTCGTTCCGTTCAGCCCACTCGGTAAGGGGTTCCTCACGGGGACAGTCGCGCCGGACGCGACCTTCGCGGCGAACGAGATCCGTGCTCGTGTGCCGCGTTTCGCGGAAGAGAACCTCCGAGCGAACCAGGCGCTCGTCGACCACGTCCGTGGCATCGCCGCCCGACAGGGAGCGACTCCCGGCCAGGTGGCGCTCGGCTGGCTGCTCGCGCAGCATCCGTTCATCGTCCCCATCCCCGGGACTCGGCGGCGTGAGCGCATCGACGAGAACGCGGGCGCGACGTCGCTGCCGCTCTCGGCGGATCAGATCGCCGATCTGAACGGGTTGGTCGCGCGTATCGGAGTCTCGGGCAATCGCTATGACGAAGCGGGGATGGCAGCTGTGGGGCTCTGA
- a CDS encoding NADP-dependent oxidoreductase: protein MRRIVFRQYGGPEVLHLEEAPRPSPGEGEVLVRVAAAGLNPVDYKLFSGKPTFEPYERSLPSGNGYDFSGFVAENGSGATAFAPGDRVFGGLRFHAQADYLVTAETSLVRVPDGLSMVTAGALNVVGRTAVASVASQQLRPGESVLVSAAAGGVGVLAAQLAREAGARVLGTASPRNHDYLRSIGIEPVSYGPNLVDDVRRLAPEGLTAVLDNVGHGTIDAAIDLGVPPARINTIADYPAIAAYGVRGVGGATAGVKELAHIAGLIAAGAVDLPIDTVHPLEDAAAAYVQLMEGHARGKIVLIIQPAPATEMLRP, encoded by the coding sequence ATGCGAAGAATCGTGTTCCGCCAGTACGGCGGCCCCGAAGTGCTTCACCTAGAAGAGGCCCCGCGCCCGTCACCGGGTGAGGGGGAGGTGCTCGTCCGTGTCGCAGCCGCCGGACTGAACCCGGTGGACTACAAGCTGTTCAGCGGGAAGCCGACGTTCGAGCCCTATGAGCGCTCTCTCCCGTCGGGGAACGGCTACGACTTCTCAGGGTTCGTCGCGGAGAACGGCTCGGGAGCAACAGCCTTCGCCCCCGGAGACCGGGTGTTCGGCGGTCTGCGGTTCCATGCGCAGGCCGACTATCTGGTGACTGCGGAGACATCACTGGTGCGTGTCCCCGACGGACTCTCCATGGTGACGGCCGGAGCACTGAACGTCGTCGGACGAACAGCCGTCGCCAGCGTCGCGTCCCAGCAGTTGCGGCCGGGGGAGAGCGTCCTCGTGAGCGCGGCTGCCGGTGGTGTCGGCGTTCTGGCGGCGCAACTGGCCCGCGAGGCAGGGGCGCGAGTGCTCGGCACGGCGAGTCCACGCAATCACGACTACCTGCGAAGCATCGGCATCGAACCGGTCTCCTACGGCCCGAACCTCGTGGACGACGTGCGTCGTCTCGCGCCCGAAGGACTGACTGCCGTGCTCGACAACGTCGGACACGGCACCATCGACGCGGCCATCGACCTGGGCGTGCCGCCGGCACGTATCAACACGATCGCGGACTACCCGGCCATCGCGGCATATGGGGTGCGGGGCGTCGGCGGCGCAACCGCCGGTGTGAAGGAACTCGCTCACATCGCCGGTCTGATCGCCGCGGGTGCGGTCGACTTGCCGATAGACACGGTCCACCCGCTCGAGGATGCAGCCGCCGCATACGTTCAACTGATGGAAGGGCACGCCAGGGGCAAGATCGTGCTCATAATCCAGCCCGCCCCGGCAACAGAGATGCTGCGGCCGTGA
- a CDS encoding DUF2188 domain-containing protein → MSHLDVVTKDNQGQWVNEVEGANELSRSFSSREEAVTAGRDFAEQHGSRHLVEDAVPRGVITDGGAPDDGVVVTGERSPRSDGLPETTDENGMPLDNPSG, encoded by the coding sequence TTGTCGCATCTGGATGTTGTCACCAAGGACAACCAGGGCCAATGGGTGAACGAGGTGGAGGGAGCGAACGAGCTCTCTCGCAGTTTCAGCAGCCGAGAGGAAGCAGTGACCGCAGGTCGCGACTTCGCCGAGCAGCATGGTTCTCGGCACCTGGTCGAAGATGCTGTTCCGCGCGGCGTGATCACGGATGGCGGCGCACCGGACGACGGTGTGGTCGTCACCGGCGAGCGATCTCCGAGATCGGATGGGTTACCGGAGACGACAGACGAGAACGGTATGCCACTCGATAATCCGTCGGGCTGA
- a CDS encoding phenylacetate--CoA ligase family protein, with product MTALAQTRTWESTQREQLKEFGPLLERLRRHEVWAARIDEVAEPTHLDDLLAFPFTTKEDLRAAQAERSSEHPLGAFQLVDTRELSQVTSSSGTTGAPTYFGLTQSDVRRWGARIGDAYRVAGVAPGSVAALTTGMAIVAGGLPYADGIRHAGGTLAWIGGQTTGRMALGMQRLGIDVLVATASFAAHFAERCEQELGVPARELSVRTVIAGGEPGAGVPHIRRAILDAWGATRVSEFMGLGDILPAMWAECEVGQGMHFTAAPDVFVELIDPVTLEHVPWELGATGEAIYTTLLREASPVLRFRSRDQLQITSVECACGLATPTMRCVGRTDDMLIYKAMNVFPSAVREVVLEAASGVLSGTMRIRKDFEAQVRFDDDIPLEVELRDDLDTGAADAALRAASALVRERLRVRVAIEPVPVGVIPVSDYKNALVYAPGSS from the coding sequence GTGACCGCGCTCGCGCAGACCAGGACCTGGGAGTCGACGCAGCGCGAGCAGCTGAAAGAGTTCGGCCCCTTACTCGAGCGGCTGAGGCGTCATGAAGTATGGGCTGCGCGGATCGACGAGGTCGCTGAACCCACGCACCTCGACGACCTGCTCGCTTTCCCGTTCACGACGAAGGAAGATCTGCGCGCGGCGCAGGCCGAGCGCTCCTCCGAGCATCCGCTGGGTGCGTTCCAGCTGGTCGATACGCGCGAGCTGTCGCAAGTGACGAGCTCGTCGGGCACCACAGGTGCCCCCACCTATTTCGGTTTGACGCAGTCCGATGTGCGGCGCTGGGGTGCTCGTATCGGCGACGCGTATCGCGTCGCCGGTGTTGCGCCAGGATCGGTCGCCGCGCTGACGACGGGAATGGCCATCGTGGCCGGCGGGCTGCCGTACGCCGACGGGATCCGTCACGCCGGCGGCACGCTCGCGTGGATCGGCGGCCAGACCACCGGGCGCATGGCGCTGGGAATGCAGCGCCTCGGTATCGACGTGCTCGTGGCGACCGCATCGTTCGCGGCGCATTTTGCTGAACGGTGCGAGCAGGAGCTCGGGGTACCTGCCAGGGAGCTCTCGGTGCGTACCGTCATCGCGGGCGGGGAACCCGGCGCGGGCGTTCCTCACATCCGCCGTGCGATCCTCGATGCCTGGGGCGCAACGCGCGTCAGTGAGTTCATGGGCCTGGGAGACATCCTCCCCGCGATGTGGGCGGAGTGCGAAGTCGGACAGGGGATGCATTTCACCGCCGCCCCAGACGTCTTCGTCGAGCTCATCGATCCGGTCACTCTCGAGCACGTGCCGTGGGAGCTGGGTGCCACGGGCGAGGCGATCTACACGACCCTCCTTCGCGAAGCGTCGCCGGTACTTCGCTTCCGGTCCCGCGACCAGCTGCAGATCACCTCGGTGGAGTGCGCCTGCGGGCTCGCGACGCCGACGATGCGCTGCGTCGGACGTACCGATGACATGCTCATCTACAAGGCGATGAACGTGTTCCCCTCGGCTGTACGCGAGGTTGTACTGGAAGCCGCATCCGGCGTCCTCTCGGGCACCATGCGGATTCGCAAGGACTTCGAGGCCCAGGTGCGCTTCGACGACGACATTCCGCTCGAAGTCGAGCTGCGTGACGATCTCGATACCGGGGCAGCGGATGCAGCATTGCGCGCGGCATCCGCGCTGGTGCGAGAGCGGTTGCGTGTCCGAGTGGCGATCGAGCCCGTGCCCGTCGGCGTCATTCCTGTCAGCGACTACAAGAATGCGCTGGTGTACGCGCCAGGGTCGAGCTGA
- a CDS encoding NADH:flavin oxidoreductase, translating to MSSSPQPTSTDSATLLGGVDPAPLYTAFDLAGVELSNRFVMAPMTRSFSPGGIASDDVVEYYRRRAAHLGLIITEGTYIDHPSAGTSTRVPRLYGEESLAGWRRVVDAVHAEGGRIFPQLWHLGLSRREGSGPHPAAPVLSPSGVKPDGAAVGAPASTAEIDAVIASFARAAADAQRIGFDGVELHGAHGYLLDQFLWSATNRRSDRYGGNPAARARVGAEVVAAVRDAVGPAFPVMFRYSQWKGGAFEARIADTPVELESVLAPLVDAGVSGFHVSTRRYWLPGFDGDRRTLAGWTKKITGLPTIALGSVGVAAPFLESEASTSPLSLAPLLDLFERDEFDLVALGRAVLSEPGWPTKVRDGRVDEIRTYDKSHESQLF from the coding sequence ATGAGTTCTTCCCCGCAGCCGACTTCCACCGATTCAGCGACCCTCCTCGGTGGGGTGGACCCCGCGCCGTTGTACACAGCATTCGACCTCGCGGGCGTCGAGCTTTCGAACCGGTTCGTGATGGCTCCGATGACCCGGAGCTTCTCGCCCGGCGGCATCGCCTCTGATGACGTCGTGGAGTACTACCGTCGGCGCGCTGCGCACCTCGGTCTGATCATCACGGAGGGCACGTACATCGACCATCCGTCCGCGGGGACGAGCACTCGTGTGCCGCGGCTCTATGGCGAAGAATCGCTGGCCGGTTGGCGACGAGTGGTCGACGCGGTGCATGCCGAGGGCGGGCGGATCTTCCCTCAGCTCTGGCACCTCGGACTTTCCCGCCGTGAGGGTTCGGGTCCTCACCCCGCGGCGCCCGTGCTCAGTCCGTCGGGCGTGAAGCCGGACGGAGCTGCCGTGGGCGCGCCGGCGAGCACCGCCGAGATCGATGCCGTCATCGCGTCGTTCGCCCGTGCGGCGGCGGATGCTCAACGGATCGGGTTCGACGGCGTCGAGCTCCACGGCGCGCACGGATATCTGCTCGATCAATTCCTGTGGTCGGCGACGAACCGTCGCTCGGATCGTTACGGCGGGAACCCGGCCGCCAGGGCACGGGTGGGTGCAGAGGTCGTAGCTGCGGTGCGCGACGCCGTCGGGCCGGCCTTCCCGGTGATGTTCCGCTATTCGCAGTGGAAGGGCGGCGCCTTCGAGGCCCGCATCGCCGACACGCCAGTCGAGCTCGAGTCGGTGCTGGCACCGCTGGTGGACGCGGGTGTCAGTGGTTTCCATGTTTCTACGCGCCGCTACTGGCTCCCGGGGTTCGACGGCGACCGGCGCACGCTCGCAGGATGGACGAAGAAGATCACCGGATTGCCCACGATCGCCCTCGGGTCGGTCGGCGTCGCGGCCCCGTTCCTGGAGAGCGAAGCATCCACGTCGCCGCTGAGCCTCGCGCCGCTTCTGGATCTGTTCGAGCGGGACGAGTTCGATCTCGTGGCGCTCGGCAGGGCGGTGCTCTCCGAGCCGGGGTGGCCGACCAAGGTCCGCGACGGACGAGTAGACGAGATCCGGACCTACGACAAGAGCCACGAGTCGCAACTGTTCTAG